From Gimesia panareensis, the proteins below share one genomic window:
- a CDS encoding YihY/virulence factor BrkB family protein, translated as MNEPEPLDLSKIGFLAMWKFGGLTPWDLIRLSVKGYNQHRLSAQSAQFAYYAVFTLVPLLMVLIGCVAQMPIQGLIVSLENAINQGLPHDLSQMLFDQIADIQKKTTVSLIMGGVVLLAWGGTRLFLTMGKGLDAVFEVDHRRTFLKSSSLALLLTFFVLFLLLLSMILLVVGPAIAHILLSYFDMPWLRVLLSAGTRWSVACGFMLISTSVIYWAVPSVKLPWKIVTPGSLFVVVSWVVMLLGFRLYVENFAHYNETYGTLGGFIVLLVWLYMTGAILMMGGEINGVIYRAAKQKTESSF; from the coding sequence CCCTGGGATCTGATCCGCCTCTCTGTGAAGGGCTATAACCAGCACCGCCTCAGTGCCCAAAGCGCGCAATTTGCGTACTATGCCGTCTTCACGTTGGTCCCCCTGTTGATGGTCCTGATTGGCTGTGTGGCACAAATGCCCATCCAGGGGCTGATTGTCAGCCTGGAAAATGCCATTAACCAGGGACTGCCTCATGATCTCTCTCAAATGTTGTTCGACCAGATCGCCGACATCCAGAAGAAAACGACAGTCAGTCTGATCATGGGGGGCGTGGTTCTGCTCGCCTGGGGAGGCACACGCCTGTTTCTGACGATGGGCAAAGGACTGGATGCGGTCTTCGAAGTCGATCATCGGCGGACGTTTCTCAAATCCAGCAGCCTGGCTCTGTTATTAACTTTTTTTGTACTGTTCCTGCTGTTACTCTCGATGATCCTGCTGGTGGTCGGTCCCGCGATCGCCCACATATTACTCTCTTATTTCGATATGCCCTGGCTGCGGGTTCTGCTTTCTGCGGGCACACGCTGGTCGGTCGCCTGCGGCTTCATGCTGATCTCCACATCCGTTATTTACTGGGCGGTCCCCAGTGTGAAACTCCCCTGGAAAATTGTCACCCCGGGCAGTCTGTTTGTCGTGGTCAGTTGGGTCGTCATGCTGCTGGGCTTCCGTCTGTATGTCGAAAATTTTGCGCACTACAACGAAACTTATGGCACGCTGGGGGGATTCATTGTGTTACTCGTCTGGCTGTACATGACCGGCGCGATTCTGATGATGGGGGGCGAAATCAACGGGGTCATTTACCGGGCTGCCAAACAGAAGACCGAATCCAGCTTCTGA
- a CDS encoding DUF1501 domain-containing protein: MFRVEFGNSGKYCDGLSRRHFLQVGVAGMGSASLSQILHAKANAAQHGIPAKDTSVILLWLDGGPSHMDLYDLKPEAPSEYKGIWNPIHTNVPGMDITEMFPLQAKCADKFSIVRSLHHNTGDHFTGGHWMLTGRGGVSGGSTPGRNPSIASMATKVLGPRDPSMPAYVSVPYASSIGLRPGYFGGNFLGVQYDPFQTGSDPNNNNFQVQNLSPVNGLSIQRLKDRKELLKTFDRLRRDVDQSGMLDSMDRLDQKAYDMVTGDQARQAFDINAENDKIRDQYGRHTWGQSVLLARRLVEAGTTFVTVHFGGWDHHWNLQSGMDSYLPRVDQAVSALFEDLAQRGLSEKVLVVLCGEFSRTPRMNDGGNGGPPLSKGTPGRDHWGNSMFCLLGGGGVKGGRIVGATNRLGDAPADRPVRPGHIHHTIYRVLGMDPEMHFPDHSGRPTIAIDHGEVIHELF, translated from the coding sequence ATGTTCCGTGTCGAATTTGGCAACAGCGGCAAATATTGTGACGGTCTCAGCCGTCGTCACTTTCTGCAGGTCGGTGTCGCCGGTATGGGCTCGGCGAGCCTCTCGCAGATTCTTCATGCGAAAGCGAATGCCGCACAGCACGGCATCCCAGCCAAAGACACGTCCGTGATTCTCCTCTGGCTCGATGGCGGGCCCAGTCATATGGACCTGTATGACTTAAAGCCGGAAGCTCCCAGCGAATACAAGGGGATCTGGAATCCGATCCACACGAATGTCCCCGGCATGGACATCACCGAAATGTTTCCGCTGCAGGCGAAATGTGCGGATAAGTTTTCGATCGTCCGCTCCCTGCATCACAACACCGGCGATCACTTTACCGGCGGACACTGGATGCTCACCGGACGGGGCGGCGTCAGTGGGGGCAGCACTCCCGGTCGAAACCCTTCGATCGCTTCGATGGCAACCAAGGTGCTGGGCCCCCGCGACCCAAGCATGCCGGCCTACGTTTCCGTCCCCTACGCCTCCAGTATCGGACTGCGTCCCGGTTATTTCGGCGGCAACTTCCTGGGTGTACAATACGATCCCTTCCAGACCGGTTCCGATCCCAACAACAATAATTTCCAGGTGCAGAACCTGAGCCCGGTCAACGGACTTTCGATCCAGCGTCTCAAAGACCGCAAGGAACTTTTGAAAACCTTTGATCGTCTGCGCAGAGATGTGGACCAGTCGGGCATGCTCGATTCCATGGATCGCCTGGACCAGAAAGCCTACGACATGGTCACCGGGGACCAGGCCCGACAGGCTTTTGACATTAACGCCGAAAACGACAAAATCCGCGACCAGTACGGTCGACACACCTGGGGGCAAAGCGTACTGCTGGCCCGCCGCCTGGTGGAAGCGGGGACGACCTTTGTCACCGTGCACTTCGGTGGCTGGGATCATCACTGGAACCTGCAAAGCGGCATGGACAGCTACCTCCCCCGCGTTGACCAGGCTGTGAGTGCCCTGTTTGAAGATCTCGCGCAACGGGGCTTAAGCGAAAAAGTACTGGTGGTCCTGTGTGGAGAATTCAGCCGAACCCCCCGCATGAACGATGGCGGCAATGGTGGGCCTCCCCTTTCGAAGGGAACTCCCGGCCGCGACCACTGGGGCAATTCCATGTTCTGCCTGCTGGGCGGAGGTGGTGTCAAAGGGGGTCGGATTGTTGGTGCGACCAATCGCCTGGGCGACGCACCCGCAGATCGGCCGGTCCGTCCCGGTCACATTCACCACACGATCTATCGCGTCTTAGGCATGGATCCGGAAATGCACTTCCCGGATCACTCCGGAAGGCCTACGATTGCCATCGATCACGGTGAAGTGATCCATGAACTCTTTTAG
- a CDS encoding SelL-related redox protein, producing the protein MDQVPFQEALAAFPSSRGKTLAELSEEAPVLVVFLRHGGCPFCRQVLAQLQSLSAELTKRGLQLAIVHMMDQQQASQLLARYQLQDVHSFSDPERKLYQLFQVKRGSLSEVVGPSIWWSGFKTTILSGYLPGIPGKDVQQLGAALILDKGQIVASHFSQNSADLPDWDQLLACELPPR; encoded by the coding sequence ATGGATCAAGTCCCATTTCAGGAAGCGCTCGCCGCATTTCCTTCTTCGCGAGGGAAAACGCTGGCAGAACTCTCGGAGGAAGCCCCAGTGCTGGTCGTCTTCCTCAGGCACGGCGGATGCCCTTTCTGCCGCCAGGTGCTGGCCCAGTTACAATCCCTGTCAGCAGAACTGACAAAACGGGGTCTGCAGCTGGCAATCGTACACATGATGGATCAGCAGCAGGCAAGTCAGTTGCTGGCCCGGTACCAACTGCAGGACGTCCACTCTTTCAGCGATCCGGAACGGAAGCTCTACCAGTTGTTCCAGGTCAAACGGGGCAGTCTCTCTGAAGTCGTGGGACCATCAATCTGGTGGTCCGGTTTTAAGACAACAATCCTCTCCGGTTATCTTCCCGGCATCCCGGGCAAGGATGTGCAGCAACTGGGAGCGGCACTGATTCTTGATAAGGGTCAGATCGTCGCCAGCCACTTCTCACAAAATTCCGCCGACCTGCCCGACTGGGATCAACTGCTGGCCTGCGAACTGCCTCCCCGTTGA
- a CDS encoding NAD-dependent epimerase/dehydratase family protein produces the protein MTQEFPETIKTTDQLEELLSRPTPGVIDALKQTPGDLILLGIAGKMGPTLAQMILRADAAAGTTRQVIGVSRFSDESSRQPLEDLGIETIKGDLLDADFIQCLPDVPNVIYMAGMKFGATGNESLTWAMNTYLPSLVCNKYQHSRITAFSTGNIYGLVPATGQGSVETDQPDPVGEYAMSCLGRERMFEHFSRTLKIPMTIIRLNYAVECRYGVLVDLALQVHQEQTIDISMGYVNVIWQGDANAMTLCSLPDAATPPAYLNVAGPQILKVREVCERFGELFGKPPQFTGTEAGDALLNNGQYGHERYGAPQVDVDQIIHWIADWIQNEGPLLGKPTHFESRSGKF, from the coding sequence ATGACACAGGAATTTCCCGAAACGATTAAGACAACCGATCAACTCGAAGAACTGCTCAGCCGCCCGACGCCCGGCGTGATCGATGCCTTGAAACAGACACCCGGCGATCTGATTCTACTGGGTATCGCGGGCAAAATGGGCCCCACACTGGCACAAATGATTCTGCGGGCTGATGCTGCTGCCGGCACCACTCGCCAGGTGATCGGGGTCAGCCGGTTTTCGGATGAATCGAGCCGACAACCCCTCGAAGATCTGGGCATCGAAACCATCAAAGGGGATCTGCTCGACGCCGACTTCATCCAGTGCCTGCCCGATGTTCCCAATGTGATCTACATGGCGGGCATGAAATTCGGGGCGACCGGCAACGAATCGCTGACCTGGGCCATGAATACGTATCTTCCTTCGCTGGTCTGTAACAAGTATCAGCACAGCCGCATCACCGCGTTTTCCACAGGCAACATCTACGGCCTTGTCCCAGCGACCGGTCAGGGCTCAGTGGAAACCGATCAGCCCGATCCGGTCGGTGAATACGCCATGAGCTGCCTGGGCCGGGAACGCATGTTCGAACATTTCAGCCGGACACTGAAAATCCCAATGACCATCATCCGTCTCAACTATGCTGTCGAATGCCGGTATGGTGTGCTCGTCGACCTGGCTCTGCAGGTCCATCAGGAACAGACGATTGATATCTCGATGGGCTACGTGAACGTCATCTGGCAGGGAGATGCGAATGCGATGACACTCTGTTCGCTGCCTGACGCTGCGACACCGCCAGCTTACCTGAATGTCGCCGGTCCCCAGATTCTCAAAGTACGCGAGGTCTGCGAGCGTTTTGGGGAGCTCTTTGGCAAACCGCCACAATTCACAGGCACCGAAGCCGGGGACGCCCTGCTCAATAACGGCCAGTACGGACACGAGCGTTACGGTGCCCCACAGGTCGACGTCGATCAGATCATCCACTGGATCGCCGACTGGATTCAGAACGAAGGCCCACTGCTGGGCAAGCCAACCCACTTCGAATCGCGCAGCGGCAAATTCTAA
- a CDS encoding dihydrodipicolinate synthase family protein produces the protein MNPSLITETLQQGTAIPAHPLALNASRQLDERRQRALSRYYIASGVGGLAVGVHTTQFEIRQPGIDLFQPVLELAGEEMDRADASRNVPLVRVAGICGPTEQATREASLARETGYHYGLLSLSALKEADEETLIQHCRAVAEIMPVFGFYLQPDVGGRLLPYSFWRRFCEIENVAAIKMAPFNRYHTLDVIRAVAESGRDDIALYTGNDDNIVLDLVTPFRFHSNGKVLERRIAGGLLGHWAVWTSRAVEILDECQQVAASGNAIPLSILQLNTEVTDCNAVFFDVANRFQGCIPGIHEVLRRQGLLEGTWCLNPEETLGPGQLAEIDRIYESYPHLNDDAFVAEHRDDWLSG, from the coding sequence GTGAACCCGTCACTCATCACAGAAACACTGCAACAGGGAACCGCCATCCCGGCACATCCCCTCGCCCTAAATGCCTCCCGCCAGTTGGATGAACGCCGGCAACGTGCGTTATCGCGTTACTACATCGCCAGCGGTGTGGGCGGACTGGCAGTCGGCGTACATACGACCCAGTTTGAGATCCGCCAGCCGGGCATCGATCTGTTTCAGCCAGTGCTGGAACTGGCGGGAGAAGAAATGGACCGGGCTGACGCCTCACGTAATGTTCCCCTGGTTCGCGTCGCAGGGATCTGTGGCCCCACGGAACAGGCCACCCGGGAAGCCAGCCTGGCGCGAGAGACCGGTTATCATTACGGGTTGCTCAGTCTGTCTGCGCTAAAGGAGGCCGATGAGGAGACGCTGATTCAGCATTGTCGCGCCGTCGCCGAGATCATGCCTGTCTTCGGCTTCTATCTGCAACCCGATGTGGGCGGGCGTCTGCTGCCTTATTCGTTCTGGCGGCGTTTCTGCGAAATCGAAAACGTAGCCGCGATCAAGATGGCTCCTTTTAATCGCTATCACACACTGGATGTGATTCGCGCAGTTGCGGAATCGGGCCGCGATGATATTGCCCTCTATACAGGCAACGACGACAACATCGTCCTCGATCTGGTCACCCCGTTTCGCTTTCACTCGAATGGAAAAGTACTGGAACGTCGCATCGCAGGCGGACTACTCGGACACTGGGCCGTCTGGACCAGCCGCGCGGTCGAAATCCTGGACGAATGCCAGCAGGTCGCTGCCTCAGGCAATGCCATTCCCCTCTCCATCCTGCAGTTGAACACCGAAGTCACCGATTGCAACGCGGTCTTCTTCGATGTGGCCAACCGGTTTCAGGGCTGCATTCCCGGCATTCATGAGGTCCTCCGCAGGCAGGGGCTGTTGGAAGGAACCTGGTGTCTGAATCCGGAAGAAACACTGGGCCCAGGACAACTTGCCGAGATCGATCGGATCTATGAATCCTATCCGCACCTCAATGATGACGCCTTTGTTGCCGAGCATCGAGACGACTGGCTCAGTGGCTGA
- a CDS encoding GlsB/YeaQ/YmgE family stress response membrane protein — MFDENMTRILQEAVNEMLVWVGFGTLVGLAAKAIMPGKDPGGAVATMLMGIGGSVVGCGTLMFFWDGARVTPISSIGFLAATGGAFILLFFYRMLAGSFFTEAEDGERWLHRRRRRRRARGLADETY, encoded by the coding sequence ATGTTTGATGAGAATATGACTCGGATCCTGCAGGAAGCGGTCAACGAGATGTTAGTCTGGGTTGGCTTCGGCACCCTGGTAGGACTGGCAGCCAAAGCGATTATGCCCGGAAAAGATCCGGGAGGGGCCGTCGCCACCATGTTGATGGGTATCGGCGGCAGTGTGGTCGGCTGCGGCACCCTGATGTTTTTCTGGGACGGTGCCCGCGTGACCCCGATCAGTTCGATCGGCTTTCTGGCAGCAACAGGCGGTGCCTTCATCCTGCTCTTCTTCTATCGCATGCTGGCAGGTTCCTTTTTTACCGAAGCCGAAGATGGCGAACGCTGGCTTCATCGCCGCCGCCGTCGCCGCCGTGCCCGTGGTCTGGCCGACGAAACCTACTGA
- a CDS encoding DUF3592 domain-containing protein, which yields MKALAPHEADPNWFLLAKLLFGIALVIGAPFLVKPTISKYNEARQSANWPQTEAEITQSEVKTGQNRAKPAWTPVVSYRYSVDGKPYTSSKIAFRSFETPIPSHAEEVVEKYPVGSKHPVFYSPEDHSKAVLEKGTNWLVILALFFPLLFLAWGGYITYDNFIFLRARLSQPKKKKKKKRAQTSTTSSPNSALKRRRRRIRKNQDGG from the coding sequence ATGAAAGCGTTAGCTCCCCACGAAGCAGATCCGAACTGGTTTCTGCTGGCGAAACTCTTATTTGGTATCGCTCTGGTTATCGGAGCACCGTTTCTCGTTAAACCGACCATCTCCAAGTACAACGAAGCCAGACAAAGCGCGAACTGGCCACAAACCGAAGCAGAAATCACACAATCAGAGGTCAAGACTGGTCAAAATCGCGCAAAGCCTGCGTGGACTCCTGTCGTTTCGTATCGCTATTCGGTTGATGGAAAACCCTATACGAGTTCAAAAATTGCCTTTCGTAGTTTTGAGACTCCCATTCCATCCCACGCCGAAGAGGTCGTCGAGAAATACCCGGTTGGTTCGAAGCACCCGGTATTCTATTCTCCGGAAGACCATTCCAAAGCGGTTCTCGAAAAAGGAACAAACTGGCTCGTCATCCTCGCTTTGTTTTTCCCTCTGCTGTTTCTGGCCTGGGGAGGCTATATCACGTATGACAATTTTATTTTTCTGCGTGCCCGTTTGAGCCAACCGAAGAAAAAGAAGAAGAAAAAACGAGCTCAGACAAGTACAACTTCCTCTCCCAATTCGGCTTTGAAACGACGCAGACGACGCATCAGAAAGAACCAGGACGGTGGTTAA
- a CDS encoding PAS domain-containing sensor histidine kinase, producing the protein MEFTRIRYDKQHDHLRALNQSASLIQINEQLSQEIIQHKQTSEKLQQSVKRTWDILNSLFVFVGVYSLDGILQEANRAPLEAAGLQPADVIGKPFWETYWWSYSAAVQEKLKRSLREAARGRTIRYDTTARLSENRFIDLDITFGPLYDSAGEIIQLIGSAVDITERLAAEKREAEKSTQLQNILKVNPDLYFHLNYQGVLVGFVNEKNQHHFLAVETVQQRHIYEIFPPAVASQFESAIQETIQSEAATTFEYALELQQQSRWFQARLLPCQPEELLVIIQDITQKKTAEIRLQHVHARLTEAQRQAHIGSWEWNPRENSLWWSEEIYRILGLGDPDLLPTTQTFMEMVHEEDRELVARVITNTLENNLPFSFEHRIVRPQGEVRHVHLQAGLKADPQAGSQLMYGTIQDITEKQEASRIAQEYRDELAHVSRLIVKGELIAGLSHELNQPLTAIANYCGAMKTLMEQGHDVSELRDKIEGQALRSGEIIRRLKAFSQKQQQRFLFNIHDSIRSALQMINYQIRLKQIEVKTCYKNKFTTVYADRVQIEQVLVNLFKNAVEAMEHMPSPRTLTVSTTSTPDKMIQISVSDTGCGVPEHFRSKLFTPFATSKKTGLGIGLSLSRSLIHAADGKMWFLPNTRKGASFYIQLPASQKLPE; encoded by the coding sequence ATGGAATTTACCAGAATCAGGTATGACAAGCAGCATGACCACCTGCGCGCATTGAATCAGTCCGCCAGTCTGATTCAGATCAATGAGCAACTGAGCCAGGAGATCATTCAACACAAACAGACTTCCGAGAAACTGCAACAGTCGGTTAAACGGACCTGGGATATTCTCAACAGCCTGTTTGTATTTGTCGGCGTCTATTCGCTCGACGGAATTCTGCAGGAAGCGAATCGGGCACCACTGGAAGCAGCCGGTCTGCAACCTGCTGATGTGATCGGGAAACCGTTCTGGGAAACTTACTGGTGGTCCTATTCCGCCGCCGTGCAGGAAAAACTGAAACGGTCGCTCCGCGAGGCTGCCCGGGGAAGAACCATCCGCTACGACACGACAGCGCGACTGTCGGAGAACCGGTTCATCGATCTGGATATCACCTTTGGTCCACTCTATGACTCCGCAGGAGAGATTATCCAGTTGATTGGCTCTGCTGTGGATATCACAGAACGTCTGGCCGCCGAAAAACGGGAAGCAGAGAAGTCGACTCAACTGCAGAACATTCTGAAAGTCAATCCGGACCTCTATTTCCATCTCAATTACCAGGGAGTTTTAGTTGGTTTTGTGAATGAAAAAAACCAGCATCATTTTCTGGCGGTCGAAACGGTCCAGCAGCGACACATCTACGAAATCTTTCCCCCCGCTGTCGCCAGTCAGTTTGAATCAGCGATTCAGGAAACGATCCAATCAGAAGCAGCCACCACCTTTGAATACGCACTCGAACTGCAGCAGCAGTCACGCTGGTTTCAGGCCCGGCTGCTACCCTGCCAGCCGGAAGAGCTGCTGGTGATCATTCAGGATATTACCCAGAAAAAAACCGCGGAAATCAGGCTACAACACGTGCATGCCCGACTCACCGAAGCACAGCGTCAGGCACACATCGGCAGTTGGGAGTGGAATCCGCGTGAGAACTCGCTCTGGTGGTCAGAAGAAATCTACCGCATTCTGGGCCTGGGAGATCCTGACTTGCTGCCTACCACTCAGACTTTCATGGAAATGGTTCATGAAGAAGACCGCGAACTGGTCGCCCGCGTGATTACCAACACGCTGGAAAATAATCTGCCTTTCAGCTTCGAACACCGCATTGTCCGTCCCCAGGGTGAAGTCCGTCACGTTCATCTGCAGGCAGGCCTGAAAGCAGATCCACAGGCAGGCAGTCAGCTGATGTATGGGACCATACAGGATATCACAGAAAAACAGGAAGCCAGCCGGATTGCTCAGGAATACCGGGACGAACTGGCACACGTCTCGCGACTGATTGTCAAAGGCGAACTGATCGCCGGGCTCTCACATGAACTGAATCAGCCTCTGACGGCAATCGCCAATTATTGCGGTGCCATGAAAACCCTGATGGAACAGGGACACGATGTCAGTGAATTGCGCGACAAGATTGAGGGGCAGGCTCTGCGTTCCGGAGAAATCATCCGCAGGCTGAAAGCGTTTTCACAGAAACAGCAGCAGCGATTTCTCTTCAACATTCATGACAGCATCCGTAGCGCACTACAGATGATCAATTACCAGATTCGATTGAAACAGATCGAAGTCAAAACCTGCTATAAGAATAAATTCACAACCGTCTATGCGGATCGCGTGCAGATCGAGCAGGTTCTGGTGAACCTCTTCAAAAACGCGGTAGAAGCCATGGAACACATGCCCTCTCCCAGGACACTGACGGTTTCAACCACGTCGACTCCGGACAAAATGATTCAGATCTCTGTCTCGGATACCGGATGTGGCGTTCCGGAACACTTCAGAAGCAAGCTCTTCACTCCCTTTGCCACGAGTAAGAAAACCGGTCTCGGGATCGGTCTGTCACTCAGCCGCTCGCTGATCCATGCTGCTGACGGGAAAATGTGGTTTCTCCCCAACACACGCAAAGGCGCCAGCTTTTACATCCAGCTCCCAGCCTCCCAGAAGCTGCCGGAGTGA